One window of Cryobacterium arcticum genomic DNA carries:
- the panC gene encoding pantoate--beta-alanine ligase, protein MLTKPEVIDTIDELRGQLCLAKQNVAAQGGDAHVVLVPTMGALHAGHRALVRRAADLGAIVVVSIFVNPLQFGVNEDLDTYPRTLDADVAVLAKEGAAFVFAPTIREMYPDGASSTRVTAGAIGSLYEGAARPGHFDGMLTVVAKLFNIVEPDIAVFGQKDAQQVFLVERMVADLNLRLGIEVVPTVREDNGLALSSRNRNLDDPARDAARSLSVGLAAAAAAASAGVPAAIVAAHAVIGAQPLVKLDYLVVVHPHTYLPVADDYRGPARMLVAAVVGSTRLIDNIALDIP, encoded by the coding sequence GTGCTCACCAAGCCAGAAGTCATCGACACCATCGATGAGCTGCGGGGCCAACTCTGCCTCGCCAAGCAGAACGTCGCCGCCCAAGGCGGCGACGCCCATGTCGTGCTCGTACCCACCATGGGCGCCCTGCACGCCGGCCACCGCGCCCTCGTGCGCCGCGCCGCGGACCTCGGCGCCATCGTCGTGGTCTCCATCTTCGTGAACCCGCTGCAGTTCGGCGTGAACGAAGATCTCGACACCTACCCGCGCACCCTCGACGCCGACGTGGCGGTGCTGGCCAAGGAGGGCGCCGCGTTCGTGTTCGCGCCCACGATTCGCGAGATGTACCCGGACGGAGCGTCCTCCACCCGCGTCACCGCCGGCGCGATCGGCAGCCTGTACGAGGGCGCGGCCCGTCCCGGCCACTTCGACGGCATGCTCACGGTGGTGGCGAAGCTGTTCAACATCGTCGAACCCGACATCGCCGTGTTCGGCCAGAAGGACGCCCAACAAGTGTTCCTCGTGGAGCGCATGGTCGCCGACCTCAACCTCAGGCTCGGCATCGAGGTCGTTCCCACCGTGCGCGAGGACAACGGCCTGGCCCTGTCGAGCCGCAACCGCAACCTCGACGACCCCGCCCGCGACGCGGCCCGTTCGCTGTCGGTGGGCCTCGCGGCCGCCGCCGCTGCCGCCTCCGCTGGTGTGCCGGCCGCGATCGTGGCGGCGCACGCGGTAATCGGCGCTCAGCCACTGGTTAAACTGGACTATCTCGTTGTCGTGCACCCGCACACCTACCTGCCGGTCGCCGACGACTACCGAGGCCCGGCCAGAATGCTGGTCGCCGCGGTGGTCGGCAGCACCCGGCTCATCGACAACATCGCACTGGACATCCCCTAA
- a CDS encoding Rossmann-like and DUF2520 domain-containing protein produces MSQRPGRLGIGVIGAGHVGPILAAALAGAGHALVGISAISQASRDRAEAILPQVPVLTVPEVVERSELVIIAVPDDQLDSLVTGLAATGTWQHGQLVLHTSARYGTDVLLPALRAGAIPLAIHPAMSFTGTSLDISRLADSYFAVTAPAPVLPIGQALVVEMGGEPVIVAEADRAAYAEAIETATAFSTSIVEQSTRLLQGIGIEQPGAVIAPLVRSAIENALTRNGATHPLDDLDTLPHPFDLPYPFDPEDQ; encoded by the coding sequence GTGAGCCAGCGCCCCGGCCGGCTCGGCATCGGCGTCATCGGCGCCGGGCACGTCGGCCCGATCCTCGCCGCGGCCCTCGCCGGTGCCGGACACGCCCTCGTGGGCATCTCCGCCATCTCCCAGGCCAGCCGAGACCGGGCCGAGGCCATCCTGCCGCAGGTGCCCGTGCTCACGGTGCCCGAGGTCGTGGAGCGCAGCGAACTCGTGATCATCGCCGTGCCGGACGACCAGCTGGACAGCCTGGTCACCGGGCTCGCCGCCACGGGAACCTGGCAGCACGGCCAGCTCGTGCTGCACACCTCGGCGCGGTACGGCACGGATGTGCTCCTGCCGGCCCTGCGCGCCGGCGCGATCCCGCTGGCCATCCACCCGGCCATGTCGTTCACCGGGACCAGCCTGGACATCAGCCGGCTGGCCGACAGCTACTTCGCCGTCACCGCCCCCGCCCCTGTACTGCCGATCGGTCAGGCCCTGGTGGTGGAGATGGGCGGTGAACCGGTGATCGTGGCCGAAGCCGACCGCGCCGCCTACGCCGAGGCCATCGAGACCGCCACGGCGTTCTCCACCTCGATCGTCGAGCAGTCCACCCGGCTGCTGCAGGGCATCGGCATCGAGCAGCCCGGCGCCGTGATCGCGCCGCTTGTGCGATCGGCCATCGAGAACGCGCTCACCCGCAACGGGGCCACGCATCCGCTCGACGACCTCGACACCTTGCCCCACCCGTTCGACCTGCCATACCCGTTCGACCCGGAGGACCAGTGA
- the folE gene encoding GTP cyclohydrolase I produces the protein MGVDQPRIQAAVAEILAAIGEDPGRPGLETTPERVASAYAEFFSGLGTDPLEHLRDSVPVGERTGELVLLRDIEFRSVCEHHLLPFLGTAHLAYLPGDHIVGLGKLAAVVETIAARPQLQERLTEEIADTLEAGLAPRGILVVLDASHGCVTTRGPRQSRSSTVTMASRGELAQPVARSEIIALIGGSL, from the coding sequence GTGGGAGTCGACCAGCCACGCATCCAGGCGGCCGTCGCCGAGATCCTCGCCGCCATCGGCGAGGATCCCGGGCGGCCCGGCCTGGAGACCACGCCGGAACGGGTCGCCTCGGCGTACGCGGAGTTCTTCTCCGGCCTCGGCACCGACCCGCTCGAGCACCTGCGGGACAGCGTGCCCGTGGGGGAGCGCACCGGCGAGCTCGTGCTGCTGCGCGACATCGAATTCCGGTCCGTCTGCGAACACCACCTGCTGCCCTTCCTCGGCACCGCGCACCTCGCCTACCTGCCCGGAGACCACATCGTGGGCCTGGGTAAGCTCGCCGCCGTCGTGGAGACCATCGCGGCCCGGCCCCAGCTGCAGGAACGGCTCACCGAGGAGATCGCCGACACCCTCGAGGCCGGCCTCGCGCCGCGCGGCATCCTCGTGGTTCTCGACGCCAGCCACGGATGTGTCACCACGCGCGGTCCGCGCCAGTCGCGCAGTTCCACCGTCACCATGGCCAGCCGCGGCGAGCTGGCCCAGCCGGTGGCGCGCTCCGAGATCATCGCCCTCATCGGCGGCTCGCTGTGA
- the tilS gene encoding tRNA lysidine(34) synthetase TilS, producing MESTRRPRLSPAIADLRRAVRELLPESGLVLVGLSGGADSLALAAATAFEAPRAGLRAGAVIIDHGLQAGSARIAAAAAAQAAGLGLDPVLVQTVDVTDTAGDGPEAAARTARYAAFDTALEQTGAAAVLLGHTLDDQAETVLLGIARGSGATSLHGMAPVTGRFRRPLLGIRRAQTRQACLDAGLTAWSDPQNLDPRYARVRARESVLPLLEAELGPGIAEALARTAVTLREDAAALDALVPALLAGAVTAGESGTSVRVAALAAQPAALRQRMIRTLAADGFGAALERSHTLAVARLVTHWHGQKALDLPGVRVERQGDMLIFSAARHTQNKGPFRSHGTS from the coding sequence ATGGAGTCCACCCGCCGCCCTCGACTATCGCCGGCCATCGCCGACCTGCGCCGTGCCGTGCGGGAGTTGCTGCCGGAGAGCGGCCTGGTGCTCGTGGGCCTCAGCGGCGGGGCGGACTCGCTGGCACTGGCCGCCGCGACGGCATTCGAGGCGCCGCGGGCCGGGTTGCGCGCCGGAGCCGTGATCATCGACCACGGCCTGCAGGCGGGTTCAGCCCGGATCGCCGCCGCCGCCGCGGCCCAAGCCGCCGGGCTCGGCCTCGACCCGGTCCTGGTGCAGACCGTCGACGTGACGGACACCGCCGGCGACGGTCCAGAGGCCGCCGCCCGCACCGCCCGCTACGCGGCCTTCGACACCGCACTGGAGCAGACCGGGGCGGCCGCCGTGCTGCTCGGCCACACCCTCGACGACCAGGCCGAGACGGTGCTGCTGGGCATCGCCCGGGGGTCTGGCGCCACCAGCCTGCACGGCATGGCGCCGGTCACCGGACGGTTCCGGCGCCCGCTGCTGGGCATCCGCCGTGCCCAGACCCGGCAGGCTTGCCTCGACGCGGGGCTAACCGCCTGGTCCGATCCGCAGAACCTCGACCCCCGGTACGCCAGGGTGCGGGCGCGCGAGAGCGTGCTGCCGCTGCTCGAGGCCGAGCTCGGCCCGGGTATCGCCGAGGCGCTCGCCCGCACCGCCGTGACCCTGCGGGAGGACGCCGCTGCCCTCGACGCACTGGTGCCCGCGTTGTTGGCCGGCGCGGTCACCGCGGGGGAGTCCGGCACGTCGGTGCGGGTCGCCGCGCTGGCCGCCCAGCCGGCCGCGCTCCGGCAGCGGATGATCCGGACACTGGCCGCCGACGGGTTCGGTGCGGCGCTCGAACGGAGCCACACCCTGGCCGTCGCGAGGCTGGTCACGCACTGGCACGGGCAGAAGGCGCTCGACCTGCCAGGCGTTAGAGTGGAACGGCAGGGGGACATGCTCATCTTTTCGGCAGCTCGACACACCCAGAACAAAGGACCTTTCCGCTCCCATGGAACCTCGTGA
- a CDS encoding DUF3180 domain-containing protein, whose product MKRTSPTPLIALGLVGLVVGFLAELAATAFSAPIFVPPLTLPLALVLIAVILVALAWPIRQATRGRSTRRVDPFRAMRVALLAKASSLSGSLLLGVGLGIVAFILTRSVVPAVTSLWLAIGMALGAVILLVGGLVAEHFCTLPPDDDHDHDNGGPNNGGTAHA is encoded by the coding sequence ATGAAGCGCACCTCGCCCACCCCGCTGATCGCCCTCGGGCTGGTCGGCCTCGTCGTCGGATTCCTGGCCGAATTGGCGGCCACGGCCTTCAGCGCGCCCATCTTCGTTCCGCCACTCACCCTGCCGCTCGCGCTCGTGTTGATCGCCGTGATCCTCGTCGCCCTCGCCTGGCCGATCCGGCAGGCCACCCGGGGCCGCTCCACCCGACGGGTCGACCCGTTCCGGGCCATGCGGGTGGCCCTGCTGGCCAAGGCATCCAGCCTGAGCGGCTCGCTCCTGCTCGGCGTGGGCCTGGGGATCGTGGCCTTCATCCTCACCCGCTCGGTGGTGCCGGCGGTAACATCGTTGTGGCTCGCAATCGGGATGGCGCTCGGCGCGGTGATCCTCTTGGTGGGCGGTCTCGTGGCGGAGCACTTCTGCACACTCCCGCCGGACGACGACCACGATCACGACAACGGGGGACCGAACAATGGCGGAACAGCCCATGCCTGA
- the hpt gene encoding hypoxanthine phosphoribosyltransferase, translating to MEPRDIDGDLTEILIEEAEIRARLAEMSRQIEADYAGKDLLLVGVLKGAVMVMADLARELVHPVTMDWMAVSSYGSGTQSSGVVRILKDLDTDLHGRHVLIVEDIIDSGLTLSWLMANLNSRGPASLEICALLRKPDAARVEIDVKYLGFDIPNQFVVGYGLDYAEKYRNLRSVGVLAPHVYSTGE from the coding sequence ATGGAACCTCGTGACATTGACGGCGACCTCACCGAAATCCTGATCGAGGAGGCCGAGATCCGGGCCCGACTGGCCGAGATGTCACGCCAGATCGAAGCGGACTACGCCGGCAAGGACCTGCTCCTGGTTGGTGTCCTCAAGGGCGCCGTCATGGTCATGGCCGACCTGGCCCGCGAACTCGTGCACCCCGTGACCATGGACTGGATGGCCGTCTCGTCGTACGGCTCCGGCACCCAGTCCAGCGGTGTCGTGCGCATCCTCAAGGACCTCGACACCGACCTGCACGGCCGCCACGTGCTCATCGTCGAGGACATCATCGACTCCGGCCTCACCCTCTCCTGGCTGATGGCCAACCTCAATTCCCGCGGCCCCGCCTCGCTTGAGATCTGCGCCCTGCTGCGCAAGCCCGACGCCGCGCGCGTAGAGATCGACGTGAAATACCTGGGCTTCGACATCCCCAACCAGTTCGTCGTGGGCTACGGCCTGGACTACGCGGAGAAGTACCGCAACCTGCGTTCGGTCGGGGTGCTCGCACCGCACGTGTACTCCACGGGCGAGTAG
- the folB gene encoding dihydroneopterin aldolase, with protein sequence MSTDSITLTGLRITAHHGVFDFERENGQEFVIDVTVWLDFRAAATGDDLARTIHYGELAVEVADAVRRDPVDLIETLAERIAEVVLAHDAAERVRVTVHKPQAPIEIPFADVSVQIERAQIERAQPTSAHSEGSRA encoded by the coding sequence ATGAGCACCGACTCGATCACCCTCACCGGGCTGCGGATCACCGCGCACCACGGTGTCTTCGACTTCGAACGCGAGAACGGCCAGGAGTTCGTCATCGACGTCACCGTCTGGCTGGATTTCCGGGCGGCGGCCACCGGCGACGACCTCGCCCGCACCATCCACTACGGCGAGCTGGCCGTCGAGGTGGCGGATGCCGTGCGTCGCGACCCCGTGGACCTCATCGAGACCCTGGCCGAGCGGATCGCCGAGGTGGTGCTCGCGCATGACGCCGCCGAACGTGTGCGGGTGACGGTGCACAAACCGCAGGCGCCCATCGAGATCCCGTTCGCGGATGTCTCGGTTCAGATTGAACGCGCGCAAATCGAACGCGCGCAGCCGACTTCGGCCCACTCGGAAGGGAGCAGAGCATGA
- a CDS encoding PH domain-containing protein: MTSLADGDWHRLHPASPLLRGGIFVFALLGFVIANFRERVVDLVFGIPRESGDPLDTIYERGAVGWALLIAGGILVVILIGFSLSWRMHTFRVSDESVEVRSGILFRSHRKARLDRIQGVNIVRPLIPRLFGAAKLEVSVAGQDANVQLAYLGSALADGLRRDILQLASGARQPRVSPGQPGEPDEGIGSAEANGHGLRQGLGDYATARVGEFLAPELDPDAAPPQSVVRIPILRLIGSIVFSGFTLFLLVGVVALITSVVVGGSEWLLIAIVPGLIGSLGYYFSRFTKSLRYSIAGTSDGVRVGFGLLTTSNETLPPGRIHAVGVNQPLLWRPFGWWQIRINKAGHSTNEGAAGAAATTVLPVGSLRDVERVLELILPAFSDDAQRALIGRGLTSRGGDDGFHNAPRRAAWLRPFSWRRTGYAVAADVALLRRGVLARDLVLVPLARLQSVGIDQGPIRRRLRLATARLHTVAGPVSATLGVIDSIEAVRLFEAVSAGAVASADSDTSHHWSRTPAAAAPAAAAPAATDQPSAPAPEAPPAAAPTAATPPPTTTPLGPSTEVTW; this comes from the coding sequence GTGACCTCCCTCGCCGACGGGGACTGGCACCGCCTGCATCCCGCGAGCCCGCTGCTGCGCGGCGGTATCTTCGTCTTCGCCCTGCTCGGGTTCGTCATCGCCAACTTCCGCGAACGCGTCGTCGACCTGGTCTTCGGCATCCCGCGGGAGTCCGGCGACCCGTTGGACACCATCTACGAGCGCGGCGCCGTGGGCTGGGCCCTGCTCATCGCCGGCGGCATCCTCGTGGTCATCCTCATCGGCTTCAGCCTCTCCTGGCGGATGCACACCTTCCGGGTGTCCGACGAGTCGGTCGAGGTGCGCAGCGGCATCCTGTTCCGCAGCCACCGGAAGGCCAGGCTGGACCGCATCCAGGGCGTCAATATCGTGCGCCCGCTCATTCCCCGCCTCTTCGGCGCCGCCAAGCTCGAGGTGAGCGTTGCCGGGCAGGACGCCAATGTGCAACTGGCCTACCTCGGCTCAGCGTTGGCCGACGGGCTGCGCCGCGACATCCTGCAGCTGGCCTCCGGCGCCCGGCAACCGCGCGTGTCGCCCGGCCAGCCCGGCGAACCCGACGAGGGCATCGGGTCCGCCGAGGCGAACGGGCACGGGCTCCGCCAGGGGCTCGGGGACTACGCCACGGCACGGGTGGGCGAATTCCTCGCGCCGGAGCTGGACCCGGATGCCGCGCCGCCGCAGTCGGTCGTGCGCATCCCGATCCTGCGACTGATCGGGTCGATCGTGTTCAGCGGGTTCACCCTGTTCCTGCTGGTGGGCGTGGTGGCCCTCATCACCTCGGTGGTCGTCGGCGGCAGCGAATGGCTGCTCATCGCCATCGTCCCCGGCCTGATCGGCAGCCTCGGTTACTACTTCTCCCGGTTCACCAAGTCGTTGCGGTACAGCATCGCGGGCACCAGCGACGGGGTGCGGGTGGGCTTCGGCCTGCTCACCACGAGCAACGAGACCCTGCCGCCCGGGCGTATCCACGCCGTAGGCGTGAACCAGCCGCTGTTGTGGCGCCCGTTCGGCTGGTGGCAGATCCGCATCAACAAGGCCGGCCACTCCACCAACGAGGGCGCGGCAGGAGCCGCGGCCACGACGGTGCTCCCGGTCGGGTCGCTGCGCGACGTCGAACGCGTGCTCGAACTGATCCTGCCGGCTTTCTCCGACGACGCCCAGCGGGCGCTCATCGGCCGTGGCCTCACCTCCCGCGGCGGCGACGACGGCTTCCACAACGCTCCGCGCCGTGCCGCATGGCTCCGGCCCTTCTCCTGGCGGCGCACCGGCTATGCGGTGGCCGCCGACGTGGCGCTGCTGCGCCGCGGAGTGCTGGCCAGGGACCTCGTGCTCGTGCCCTTGGCCCGCCTGCAAAGCGTCGGCATCGACCAGGGCCCGATCCGGCGCCGCCTGCGCCTGGCCACCGCCCGGCTGCACACCGTGGCCGGACCGGTCAGCGCGACGCTCGGCGTGATCGACAGCATCGAAGCCGTGCGCCTGTTCGAGGCAGTGTCCGCCGGCGCGGTCGCCTCGGCCGACTCCGACACCAGCCACCACTGGAGCCGCACTCCCGCCGCCGCCGCTCCCGCCGCCGCCGCTCCCGCCGCCACCGACCAGCCGTCCGCCCCCGCCCCTGAAGCGCCGCCTGCGGCGGCTCCGACCGCCGCGACTCCGCCGCCCACCACCACCCCGCTCGGCCCGAGCACCGAGGTGACCTGGTGA
- the folK gene encoding 2-amino-4-hydroxy-6-hydroxymethyldihydropteridine diphosphokinase: protein MTQTNGTPHTAVLALGSNLGDREATLAAAVREIADLSGAELTAISPVYASDAVKPDGVDLDAPGYLNLVVSLLWSGDPHALLDAVNGIENAHGRVREERWGDRTLDIDLICVGDLQIDDDRLTLPHPRAAERDFVLAPWADIDPDAEIPGRGRVTELLAIAARTARAHPVSASTDPAHTEVAPGLQEPRP from the coding sequence ATGACGCAGACCAACGGCACGCCGCACACCGCCGTACTGGCCCTCGGCAGTAACCTCGGCGACCGGGAGGCCACCCTGGCCGCCGCCGTGCGGGAGATTGCCGACCTGTCCGGAGCGGAGCTGACCGCGATCTCGCCGGTATACGCCTCGGACGCTGTCAAGCCCGACGGCGTGGACCTCGACGCCCCCGGCTACCTCAACCTCGTGGTGAGCCTGCTCTGGTCGGGTGACCCGCATGCCCTCCTCGACGCCGTCAACGGCATCGAGAACGCGCACGGCCGGGTGCGCGAGGAACGCTGGGGGGACCGCACCCTGGACATCGACCTCATCTGCGTGGGCGACCTGCAGATCGACGACGACAGGCTCACCCTGCCGCACCCACGCGCCGCCGAGCGCGACTTCGTGCTCGCGCCCTGGGCCGACATCGACCCGGACGCCGAGATCCCCGGCCGCGGCCGGGTGACCGAACTCCTGGCCATCGCCGCCCGCACGGCCAGGGCGCATCCGGTCTCGGCCAGCACCGACCCCGCCCACACCGAGGTCGCCCCCGGTCTGCAGGAGCCCCGGCCATGA
- the folP gene encoding dihydropteroate synthase: MTLIMGVLNVTPDSFSDGGRWASTEAAVRHALDLHADGADLIDVGGESTRPGAARVTPEVEQGRVLPVIAELHRRGIVTSVDTLNAQTAERAADAGAGIINDVSGGLNDPGMAAVVARTGLTYIAMHWRGHARTMDTLAVYDDVVASVVAELTDRVAALEAAGVKRSQIVLDPGLGFSKDAEQNWRLLGRLDAFSALGLPVMVGASRKRFLAALLPEDAPIVDRDLPTAVLSVLAAQAGMWAVRVHDVAGTRTALNVLARVDSARIGS, encoded by the coding sequence GTGACCCTGATCATGGGTGTGCTCAACGTCACACCGGACTCCTTCAGCGACGGCGGACGCTGGGCCAGCACCGAAGCGGCCGTTCGCCATGCCCTCGACCTGCACGCCGACGGCGCCGACCTCATCGATGTCGGCGGCGAGTCGACCCGGCCCGGTGCCGCCCGGGTGACTCCCGAGGTGGAGCAAGGCCGGGTGCTTCCGGTGATCGCCGAACTGCACCGCCGCGGCATCGTCACGAGTGTCGACACCCTCAACGCCCAGACCGCCGAGCGGGCCGCCGACGCCGGCGCCGGCATCATCAACGATGTCTCCGGCGGCCTCAACGACCCCGGCATGGCGGCCGTGGTGGCACGCACCGGCCTCACATACATCGCCATGCACTGGCGCGGCCATGCCCGCACCATGGACACTCTCGCCGTCTACGACGACGTGGTCGCCTCGGTCGTCGCCGAACTGACCGACCGGGTCGCCGCGCTCGAGGCGGCCGGCGTCAAGCGGAGCCAGATCGTCCTGGACCCCGGGCTGGGTTTCAGCAAGGACGCCGAGCAGAATTGGCGCCTGCTCGGCCGGCTGGACGCGTTCTCGGCGCTCGGACTGCCCGTCATGGTCGGCGCCTCCCGCAAGCGGTTCCTGGCCGCCCTGCTGCCGGAGGACGCGCCCATCGTGGACCGCGATCTGCCGACCGCCGTGCTCAGCGTGCTCGCCGCCCAGGCCGGCATGTGGGCCGTCCGCGTGCACGATGTGGCCGGCACCCGAACCGCCCTCAATGTGCTGGCCCGGGTCGATTCGGCCAGAATAGGGTCATGA
- a CDS encoding PH domain-containing protein, with translation MPDNFGGEIAPMPVPPVGARLDLPEAGEWKRVSPKYVMVEIVGTIVFLLIVCAVTGFLWLVLEQDWALWVGGAVALITLISLVLEPRRVRSIGYQLRADDLLFRRGIMYQRFVSVPYGRMQLVDITRGPVARILGLADLKFVTAAASSGVAIPGLAEADADALRDRLVELAESRRAGL, from the coding sequence ATGCCTGACAACTTCGGCGGCGAGATCGCGCCGATGCCGGTTCCTCCGGTGGGAGCGCGACTGGACCTCCCCGAGGCCGGCGAGTGGAAGCGCGTGTCGCCCAAGTACGTCATGGTCGAGATCGTGGGCACCATCGTGTTCCTGCTCATCGTCTGCGCGGTCACCGGTTTTCTCTGGCTGGTCCTCGAACAAGACTGGGCCCTCTGGGTGGGGGGCGCCGTCGCCCTCATCACACTGATCTCCCTCGTGCTCGAGCCCCGCCGGGTGCGCTCGATCGGCTACCAGCTGCGTGCGGACGATCTGCTCTTCCGCCGCGGCATCATGTACCAGCGCTTCGTCTCGGTGCCCTACGGCCGCATGCAGCTCGTGGACATCACTCGCGGCCCGGTCGCCCGTATCCTCGGCCTGGCCGACCTCAAGTTCGTCACCGCCGCGGCCTCCTCCGGCGTGGCCATCCCCGGCCTGGCCGAGGCGGATGCCGACGCCCTGCGAGACCGTCTCGTGGAACTGGCCGAGAGCCGGCGGGCCGGCTTGTGA
- the ftsH gene encoding ATP-dependent zinc metalloprotease FtsH encodes MNVKKLLRGPLLYIILAVIAVWVGSSLLTMSGFREISTQQGLDFLKDGKVSEAKIVDGEQRVDLTLTKADATYGEQVQFYYVAPRGEEVVNAVTAADPKDGFTDEVPQSSWFLSLLGILLPVLLIGAFFWLMLSGMQGGGNKVMQFGKSKAKLVSKETPQVSFADVAGADEAIEELQEIKDFLKEPAKFQAVGARIPKGVLLYGPPGTGKTLLARAVAGEAGVPFYSISGSDFVEMFVGVGASRVRDLFQQAKENSPAIIFVDEIDAVGRHRGAGMGGGHDEREQTLNQLLVEMDGFDVKTNVILIAATNRPDILDPALLRPGRFDRQIGVDAPDMLGRKRILEVHAKGKPMAAGVDLEVLARKTPGFTGADLANVLNEAALLTARSNAQLIDNRALDEAVDRVMAGPQRRTRVMRDQEKLITAYHEGGHALVATAMRNTDPVTKITILPRGRALGYTMVMPLEDRYSVSRNELLDQLAYAMGGRVAEEIIFHDPTTGASNDIEKATATARKMVTEFGMSSDVGPLKLGSASGEMMFGRDMGHQRDYSERLAERVDTEVRQLLENAHDEAYTVINANRAILDDLAAKLLEHETLDQTALVEIFAGVQKLPPRPQWLSSDKRPVSDLPPIAMPAPKAPIDGAAVDGGISSGGAETDKPKRAPARKPRPATA; translated from the coding sequence ATGAACGTCAAGAAACTTCTGCGCGGGCCGCTCCTCTACATCATCCTTGCGGTAATAGCCGTCTGGGTGGGGTCGAGCCTCCTCACCATGTCGGGCTTCCGCGAGATCTCCACCCAGCAGGGGTTGGACTTCCTGAAGGACGGCAAGGTCTCCGAGGCCAAGATCGTCGACGGCGAACAGCGCGTCGACCTCACCCTCACGAAGGCCGATGCCACCTACGGCGAGCAGGTGCAGTTCTATTACGTCGCCCCGCGCGGCGAAGAGGTCGTGAACGCCGTCACGGCCGCCGACCCCAAGGATGGCTTCACCGACGAGGTGCCCCAGTCCAGCTGGTTCCTCTCACTGCTGGGCATCCTCCTGCCGGTGCTCCTGATCGGTGCGTTCTTCTGGCTGATGCTCTCCGGTATGCAGGGCGGCGGCAACAAGGTCATGCAGTTCGGCAAGTCCAAGGCCAAGCTGGTCTCCAAGGAGACCCCGCAGGTGAGCTTCGCCGACGTAGCCGGAGCCGACGAGGCCATCGAGGAACTCCAGGAGATCAAGGACTTCCTCAAGGAGCCGGCCAAGTTCCAGGCCGTCGGCGCGCGCATCCCCAAGGGTGTGCTGCTCTACGGCCCTCCCGGAACCGGTAAGACCCTGCTGGCCCGCGCCGTCGCCGGCGAGGCCGGGGTGCCGTTCTACTCCATCTCCGGATCCGACTTCGTCGAGATGTTCGTGGGTGTCGGTGCCAGCCGTGTGCGCGACCTGTTCCAGCAGGCCAAGGAAAACTCACCGGCGATCATCTTCGTCGACGAGATCGACGCCGTCGGCCGTCACCGCGGTGCCGGTATGGGCGGCGGTCATGACGAACGTGAGCAGACCCTCAACCAGCTGCTGGTGGAGATGGACGGCTTCGACGTCAAGACCAACGTGATCCTCATCGCGGCGACCAACCGCCCCGACATCCTCGACCCTGCGCTGCTGCGCCCCGGCCGCTTCGACCGGCAGATCGGCGTGGATGCGCCGGACATGCTCGGCCGCAAGCGCATCCTCGAGGTGCACGCCAAGGGCAAGCCCATGGCCGCCGGAGTCGACCTCGAGGTGCTCGCCCGCAAGACGCCGGGCTTCACCGGTGCCGACCTGGCCAACGTGCTCAACGAGGCCGCGCTGCTCACCGCGCGCTCCAACGCCCAGCTGATCGACAACCGCGCCCTCGATGAGGCCGTCGACCGTGTCATGGCCGGCCCGCAGCGTCGCACCCGCGTCATGCGCGACCAGGAGAAGCTCATCACCGCGTACCACGAAGGTGGACACGCCCTCGTGGCGACGGCCATGCGCAACACCGACCCGGTCACCAAGATCACCATCCTGCCGCGTGGCCGTGCCCTCGGTTACACGATGGTGATGCCCCTCGAGGACCGCTACTCGGTGTCGCGCAACGAACTGCTCGACCAGCTCGCCTACGCCATGGGCGGTCGAGTCGCGGAGGAGATCATCTTCCACGACCCCACCACCGGCGCGTCGAACGACATCGAGAAGGCCACAGCCACGGCCCGCAAGATGGTCACCGAATTCGGCATGAGCTCGGACGTCGGTCCGCTGAAGCTCGGCTCCGCATCCGGCGAGATGATGTTCGGCCGCGACATGGGGCACCAGCGCGACTACTCCGAGCGGCTCGCCGAGCGGGTGGACACCGAGGTGCGCCAGCTGCTCGAGAACGCCCACGACGAGGCCTACACGGTGATCAACGCGAACCGTGCGATCCTCGACGACCTCGCCGCCAAGCTGCTCGAGCACGAGACGCTCGACCAGACCGCCCTGGTGGAGATCTTCGCCGGCGTGCAGAAGCTGCCGCCGCGTCCGCAGTGGCTCTCCAGCGACAAGCGCCCGGTCTCCGACCTGCCGCCCATCGCGATGCCCGCGCCGAAGGCCCCCATCGACGGTGCGGCCGTCGATGGCGGCATCTCGAGCGGCGGCGCCGAGACCGACAAGCCCAAGCGCGCGCCGGCCCGCAAACCCCGCCCCGCGACCGCGTAG